The following coding sequences lie in one Carassius carassius chromosome 1, fCarCar2.1, whole genome shotgun sequence genomic window:
- the LOC132097208 gene encoding gastrula zinc finger protein XlCGF49.1-like has translation MRLHTGEQPFKCSLCDKRFSLSGYLKINERIHTGEKPFTCDQCGRSFTQSSSLKNHMNIHTGEKPHTCNQCGKPFRQKGNLKTHMRVHTGEKLVICDQCGKSVANSARLKDHMRVHTGEKPYACDQCGKTFMWASVLKNHLRVHTQEKPHSCHLCEKSFSQLQNLKVHQKLHTGVREYMCFECEKTFTTARSLKLHERIHTGEKPYKCSHCDKRFSHSSNLKTHERIHTEEKPYHCTECGKRFNQSYSLHSHTKKHSQ, from the exons ATGAGACTTCATACCGGAGAGCAACCATTTAAGTGTTCACtttgtgacaagagattcagtcttTCTGGATATCTGAAAATaaacgagaggatccacactggagagaaaccgttcaCTTGTGATCAATGCGGGAGGAGTTTCACACAATCATCAAGCCTTAAGAaccacatgaacatccacacggGAGAGAAACCGCACACATGTAATCAGTGCGGAAAGCCTTTCAGACAAAAAGGAAACCTTAAGACACATATGAGAGTTCATACAGGAGAGAAACTGGTCatttgtgatcagtgcgggaagagtgtCGCAAACTCAGCTagacttaa ggatCACATGAGAGtccacaccggagagaaaccgtATGCATGTGATCAGTGCGGCAAAACATTTATGTGGGCTTCAGTTCTGAAGAACCACCTGAGAGTTCATACACAggagaaaccacattcatgtcatttgtgtgaaaAGAGTTTTTCGCAGCTACAAAATTTAAAAGTACATCAGAAACTCCATactggtgtgagagagtacatgtgctttgagtgtgaaaagacttttactACAGCAAGAAGTTTAAAActgcatgagaggattcacactggagagaaaccttacaagtgttcacactgtgacaagagattcagtcactcttcaaatctgaaaacacatgagaggatccacactgaaGAGAAACCTTATCACTGCACTGAATGTGGGAAGCGTTTCAATCAATCATATTCTCTACACAGTCatacaaaaaaacattcacagtAA